The genomic stretch TCCTCAAGGGCAGCAAGTGCGAGTCCGCCAAGTGCCCCATCGAGATCCGTCCTTACCCGCCGGGTGAGCACGGCCGCGGACGCCCCAAGGAGTCCGAGTACCAGCTTCAGCTTCGTGAGAAGCAGAAGACCCGCCGCATCTACGGCGTCCTCGAGAAGCAGTTCCGCAACTACTACGAGGAGGCCGCGGGCAAGAGCGGCAAGTCGGGTGAGGTGCTGCTCCAGATCCTGGAGACCCGTCTCGACAACGTCGTCTACCGCGCCGGGTTCGCGCAGTCGCGTGACGCCGCTCGCCAGCAGGTGCGCCACGGCCACATCCTGGTGAACGGCAAGAAGGTGGACATTCCGTCCTACCGCGTTCGCGAGCACGACATCATCGAGGTCCGCGAGAACAAGCGCAACCTGCTGCCCTACGAGGTCGCTCGGGCGACCGCGGGCGAGCGCACTGTTCCGGCGTGGCTCGGCGTCGTGCCGGACAAGCTTCGCGTCCTGGTTCACCAGCTGCCGGTTCGCCAGCAGATCGACACCCAGGTGCAAGAGCAGCTCATCGTCGAGTACTACTCGAAGTGAGCCTTGGTCGAGGTGCGGATTTCCGCACCTCGACTACGCTTTATATCGGAGTGGCGTCATATAGCGGGCGCCACACGAAAAAGGGGAGAACCCGCACATGCTGATCGCTCAGCGTCCGACTCTTCTCGAAGAGTCGATCGACGACACCCGGTCCCGATTCGTCATCGAGCCGCTGGAGCCGGGCTTCGGCTACACCATCGGCAACTCGCTGCGCCGCACGCTGCTGTCGTCCATTCCGGGCGCGGCCGTGACGAGCATCCGCATCGAGGGCGTGCTGCACGAGTTCTCGACCGTTCCCGGGGTCAAGGAAGACGTCACCGACATCATCCTCAACCTCAAGGAACTGGTCGTCTCCTCCGAGCACGACGAGCCGGTCGTGATGTACCTGCGCAAGCAGGGCCCGGGCGAGGTCACCGCCGCCGACATCGCGCCGCCGGCCGGTGTCGAGGTGCACAACCCCGAGCTGCGCATCGCCACGCTCAACGGCAAGGCGAAGCTGGAGATGGAGCTGACCGTCGAGCGCGGCCGGGGCTACGTCTCCGCCGCGCAGAACAAGCAGCCCGGTCAGGAGATCGGCCGCATTCCGATCGACTCGATCTACTCGCCGGTGCTCAAGGTCACCTACAAGGTCGAGGCGACCCGAGTCGAGCAGCGTACCGACTTCGACCGCCTCATCCTCGACGTCGAGACCAAGCCGGCCATGAAGCCCCGCGACGCGGTGGCCTCCGCCGGTAAGACCCTCGTCGAGCTCTTCGGCCTGGCCCGTGAGCTCAACGTCGAGGCCGAGGGCATCGACATCGGCCCGTCGCCGACCGACGCCGCCCTGGCGGCCGACCTCGCGCTGCCGATCGAGGAGCTCAACCTCACCGTCCGGTCGTACAACTGCCTCAAGCGCGAGGGCATCCACACCGTGGGTGAGCTCGTGGCGCGCAGCGAGCAGGACCTCCTCGACATCCGCAACTTCGGTGCGAAGTCGATCGAAGAGGTCAAGCAGAAGCTGCACGAGATGTCGCTGGCGCTCAAGGACTCCCCGCCCGGGTTCGACCCGAGCGCGGTGGCCGGTGGCGGCTATGACGACGACGACAGCGCTTACGTCGAGACGGAGCAGTACTAGACACGTCCCGCTTGTAGCGTCTCCGCGCCTTTCGGAGGGCTGAGGTCCTGTGGAGAAGGGGATCGGCGAGAGATCGCCGGTCCTCGGTCTCCGGGGCTGAGGTCCTTGGGGAGGGAGAGCCGGTGAGAGATCGCCGGTCCTCGGTCTCGGGGAGGTTCCGGAAGGGGCCTTCCTGGGCGTGGGAGGGGTGTGCGGGTGAAAGTAACGGTGTCGCGCGTCCGCGGCGCCGGCCCGACTCCGGTACCTGGTACGGCCGGGGCGGGTTAATCCACAAGGAGAGATGAAATGCCCAAGCCCACCAAGGGTGCACGTCTTGGCGGCAGCCCGGCGCACGAGCGGCTGATCCTGGCCAACCTGGCCACCGATCTGTTCCGCCATGGCAAGATCCGTACGACGGTCACGAAGGCCAAGCGCCTGCGTCCGCTGGCGGAGCGCCTGATCACCAAGGCGAAGAAGGGCGACATCCACAACCGTCGCCAGGTCCTGACCGTCGTCAAGGACAAGGGCGTCGTGCACCACCTCTTCACCGAGATCGCGACGACGTTCGCCGAGCGTCCCGGTGGCTACACCCGCATCACCAAGATCGGTGCGCGTAAGGGCGACAACGCCCCGATGGCGGTCATCGAGCTGGTGACCGAGCCGCTGAACGCCGTCACCACCCGCCGCACCGAGGCTCCGGCCGCCGCCGCGGCGCCCGCGGAGGAGACCGAGGCGCCCAAGGCCGAGGAAGCCAAGGCCGAGGCCGCGGAGGCTCCTGAGGCCGCCGCCGAGGAGACCCCGGCCGCCGAGGCTGAGGCGAAGAAGGACGAGGCCTGATCTCAGGCTGTATGCATCGGGCCCGGACCCCCAACGGGGGGTTCGGGCCCTTTTCGGTTAGGGAGGATCATCGTGGTACGGCTCCGCCTCGACCTCGCGTACGACGGGACCGATTTCTCCGGGTGGGCCAGACAACCCGGGCGGCGTACGGTTCAGGGCGAGATCGAGCAGGCGCTCGGCCGGATCCTGCGCCTCGGCGAGCCGGCCATGCTGACCGTGGCCGGGCGTACCGACGCCGGGGTGCACGCCCGCGGCCAGGTCGCCCACGTGGACGTGCCCGACGGGTCGCTGGCAGAGCTGGACGGGAACCGGGGGCCGCTGAGCGTGGATGAGCGGCTTTCTGCGCTCGTGCGACGCCTGGGTGGGGTCATGACACCCGATGTACGGATTTATCGGGTCTCCGTGGCTCCTGAGGGCTTCGACGCCCGTTTCTCGGCGACGTTCCGGCGGTACGCGTACCGGGTGAGCGACGCCGTCGGCGGCGTCGACCCGCTCCGGCGGCACGAGGTGGTCTGGCACAACCGCCCGCTGGACCTAGGTGCGCTGAACGCGGCGGCGACGCGGCTGATCGGCGAGCACGACTTCGCGGCGTTCTGCAAGAGGCGCGAAGGGGCCACCACGATCAGAGAACTGCAGCGGCTGGAGTGGGTACGCGAGCCGGACGGCGTGCTCGTGGCCACGGTCGTGGCCGACGCCTTCTGCCACTCGATGGTGCGGGCCCTGGTCGGCTCGTTGCTGGCGGTCGGCGACGGTCGGCGGCCGGTGGAGTGGCCCGGAGAGGTGCTGACCCGCGCCGTCCGCGACTCCGGCGTTCATGTGGCCCCCGCCCACGGGTTGTGCCTGGAGGAGGTCGGCTACCCGCCGGAGCCGGAGCTCGCCGCGCGAGCCGAGGCCACGCGCCGCGTACGGATGCTCTCACCCCTTGGTGGCGCGGCGCTCCAGGACGAGTGAGGTCTGGTCGCGGAACGCCCCGCTGACCTTGGGCAACGTCTTCTCGTTGGCTGACGGGGTGTGGCCGTCGGCGTGGGTGGCGTAGCTGAAGACGATGTACCGGCCCCACACCAGGCCCGACGCGTAGCCGCCGGCGATGTGCACGCGCTCGCCGCCCGAGCCCTCCGCTCCGGGCAAGGGGCGGAACCAGACGTTCTTGTTGAGGTCCTTCGCCTGGTCGACGGCCGTGGCCGCCTCCTTGGTCGGCAGCACGGCGATGCCGGTGGTGATGGCGTAGCGGCGTTTGCTGTCGACGTAGGTGGCACGCAGCACGCGGCTGCACTTCTGCTCTTTCAGCGCCTCGGCGAACGCGCCCGTCGCGGCCTTGTCACAGGTCGTCTCGATGCCGGCCTTGACCCTGGTGAACGTGGCGCCCGCCGCGCTGACCTTCTTCTTCGGGAACGCCTCCGACAGCGACAACTTCTGCGGGTCGGTCTCCTCGGAATTGAGCACGGAGCCGGGCGGCGCGTCGGAGGGCGCGGCCTCAGGCTCTTCGGTGGGCGGCGTGGAGGGGGTGGCGCTGCCGCGGGAGGCGGCCGTGGTGGCGGTGGGGTTGCTGACGGCCTGGAAGGCGAAGAAGCCCCCGGTGGCCACCCCGGCCAGGGCCAGCGCGCCCAGCGTCACCAGGAGTGCTCGTTTGCTCGAGCCCTGGGGCGCCGGGGGCGGCGGCGGGGTCTGGAACGGTGGTTGTTTGAACGCTCCAGGCGGAAAGGCCGGGCCGCTGCCCTGGGGCGGAGTGGGCAGGTCGAGCGCGGTCGACGGCCTCTGGCCCCAGGTGTCCCTGGAGAAGGGGAGGTCCGGGAGTTTCTGGCTGACGGGGGAGTGGGGCGGCCAGACCGGCACGTCGCCGGGCTCCGGAGGACGGGCGGTCGCCGGGGTCGGGGCGTTGGGGTCGAAGTAGTGGGCCGGGCCCTTGCTCTCGTGAGGGGAGTGCGGGGTGTCATGACTGGCTGGGCGGGTGGCGTCCTTATGGGTGACGGGACGGGTGTCCTCGCGCTCCGGCGCGATAGGCGCGGAGAGGGGGACGGTTGGCCGCTGATGGGCGATTTCCCGTGATGGGGACTGGTTCGCGGCGTCTTCCTGAGAGGTGTCGTCCGGGGTGCTGCCGGTCTCCTGCGGCGCGGCCTGTCGCCGGACGGTTGGGTATGGAACGGTTTCCGCCAGCGTGGCGGGCCCCGGCCGGGTGCCGTCCTCCGGCTTGGCGCCTGCAGGATCGGCGGCGCCGGGTTGTGCGGTGCTCGGCTGCATGGTGGCCGGTGGCTGTGCGGTGCCGGGCTGGGAGATGCTCAAAGGCGCGGTGACGGCCTGTGCGGGGCTCTGGGGCGGTGCGGCGGGCGGTAGTGCCGTGGCCGGCTGCGAGATGCCTGATGGCGCGGCGATGGGCCGTGCGGGGCTCTCGTGCGGCGGCGTGGTGGGGGCGGCGGTGTGCGGGCGTGTCGTGCCCGGTTCGCCGGCGCGCTGCTGAGCGGCTTCGGCTTCCCGGCGTGCGGCCTCGGGGTCGAAGTAGTGGGCCGGCCGGGTGGCGCCTTGCGGCTCGGCAGCGCCGGGGGACAGGGCGGGAGTGTCCTGGTCGTCCGCGTCCGGCTCGGCCACGAGTTCGCCTGTGGCGGCCGGCCACGGCGGCAAGGCATGCGGGTCCGGTGCGGGGCCCGGCCACACCGGCATGCCCGCCGCTGCGGCGGTGAACGCGGGTGGCGGCTCCCACGGCGGAGCACCGGGCACCATCGGCTCGGCCGGCCACTGCGGCACGTCCCCGCCGGGCCCGACCGGCGGGCGCCCGGACCGCGACGTGCCGGCCTGATCCGGGTCGGCCCACGGGCTGTCGGTGCGCGGCTTGTCGAAGCCTGAGCCGGCGTTGGTCGCGGCAGGGACAGCAGGGCCAGGGTCGGCGGGGCCGGTGCCAGAGGGCCCGGGATCGGTGCGGGAGGGGGCGGCGAGGGCGGGGTCGGTGTCCGTGTGGTCGGCGAACCAGTCGTAGGGGGCGGCGTCGTCGCCCGGCACCTCCCACGGCTGCGCATCCGTACGCACCAGATCGGACAGCCCGGGCGGCGGTCCCTTGAGCACGGGGACGACGGACGACGTCTCGCCGTCGTCCGCCTCCTCGGAAGGTGGGAACGCCGGTGGAACGTCTTCCCCGCTGGTCTGGCCGAAGCTCGGCGGTGGCGTCGCAGGTCTGGCCGAGCCGGCGGCCTCCCTGTGATCGTGCTCGGACCCGGGTTCCTGACCACGCATAGGGCGAGCCTAGCGAGAGTAGCGAGATCGTTATGTCGGTATGGACGTTCCCAGAGGCATCCGGCATCCCGTTTGGGGGCTTAAGGCATGTAAAGCCGGGTTACGTCAGCGGGCTGCCGGTCATCGAACGGTGGTCCAGAGCCTTGAACACCGTGGCCTTGGTGATGTCGTCGATGGCCCGGAAGAGCTGCTTGGAGCCGTTCTTGTCGGGCTTCGTGCCGTCCTTGTTCTGGAACCACACCATGATCGCGTAGTGGCCGTGCGTCCAGATCTTGGCTCCGCCGCTGCCCGAGCCGAGGAATTTGGTGACACTGTCCTTACCCGACAGCGGTTTCACGTAGTTCTTCTCGTCGCCGCTCTTGGCCACCTTGCCCGCGTTCTTGCCGGTCGTGAGGTTGGCCACGCCGACCGTGCCGATCACCTTGCCCGCCTTGTCGCGGAAGCTGGCCCGGACGAGCTGGTTGCACTTGCCGTCCTTGAGCGCCTTCTGCAGCTTGTCGCCCAGGGCGCCGTCGGTGCACTTCTTGTCCTTGCTGGTGATCGTCATCTCGTAGGACCGGCCGGAGATCGTGAACTTCTTCTTCGAGCCGAAGATCTCCTTGACCGTGATCGCTTCGGGGTCCGTGGTGCGGGACTCCGCGAAGCCGTACTTGCCAGGTGGGGGGGACGGCAGCGGCGCGGACGTCCGGCGGGGGGCGGCGGTCTCGGCGGTGGTGGGGCCGCCGGCGTTCCACATCAGCGCGAGGCCGCCACCGAGCAGTCCGAGCACCAGCACGCCGCCGATCGTGAACCACAGCGGCGCGCGCGAGCGTGGGCCCTCGTCGTAAGGACTCCAGCCGATCCTGCTCTGCGGCGCCTTTTCGGTGTCGTCGGCGGCGGCCGCCCGCTCCTTCCGGGAGCGGGAGCGACGTGAGGTGGTGACCGTCTCC from Nonomuraea polychroma encodes the following:
- the rpsD gene encoding 30S ribosomal protein S4 gives rise to the protein MARYTGADCKLCRREKTKLFLKGSKCESAKCPIEIRPYPPGEHGRGRPKESEYQLQLREKQKTRRIYGVLEKQFRNYYEEAAGKSGKSGEVLLQILETRLDNVVYRAGFAQSRDAARQQVRHGHILVNGKKVDIPSYRVREHDIIEVRENKRNLLPYEVARATAGERTVPAWLGVVPDKLRVLVHQLPVRQQIDTQVQEQLIVEYYSK
- a CDS encoding DNA-directed RNA polymerase subunit alpha, which codes for MLIAQRPTLLEESIDDTRSRFVIEPLEPGFGYTIGNSLRRTLLSSIPGAAVTSIRIEGVLHEFSTVPGVKEDVTDIILNLKELVVSSEHDEPVVMYLRKQGPGEVTAADIAPPAGVEVHNPELRIATLNGKAKLEMELTVERGRGYVSAAQNKQPGQEIGRIPIDSIYSPVLKVTYKVEATRVEQRTDFDRLILDVETKPAMKPRDAVASAGKTLVELFGLARELNVEAEGIDIGPSPTDAALAADLALPIEELNLTVRSYNCLKREGIHTVGELVARSEQDLLDIRNFGAKSIEEVKQKLHEMSLALKDSPPGFDPSAVAGGGYDDDDSAYVETEQY
- the rplQ gene encoding 50S ribosomal protein L17, translating into MPKPTKGARLGGSPAHERLILANLATDLFRHGKIRTTVTKAKRLRPLAERLITKAKKGDIHNRRQVLTVVKDKGVVHHLFTEIATTFAERPGGYTRITKIGARKGDNAPMAVIELVTEPLNAVTTRRTEAPAAAAAPAEETEAPKAEEAKAEAAEAPEAAAEETPAAEAEAKKDEA
- the truA gene encoding tRNA pseudouridine(38-40) synthase TruA; its protein translation is MVRLRLDLAYDGTDFSGWARQPGRRTVQGEIEQALGRILRLGEPAMLTVAGRTDAGVHARGQVAHVDVPDGSLAELDGNRGPLSVDERLSALVRRLGGVMTPDVRIYRVSVAPEGFDARFSATFRRYAYRVSDAVGGVDPLRRHEVVWHNRPLDLGALNAAATRLIGEHDFAAFCKRREGATTIRELQRLEWVREPDGVLVATVVADAFCHSMVRALVGSLLAVGDGRRPVEWPGEVLTRAVRDSGVHVAPAHGLCLEEVGYPPEPELAARAEATRRVRMLSPLGGAALQDE